Proteins encoded together in one Electrophorus electricus isolate fEleEle1 chromosome 9, fEleEle1.pri, whole genome shotgun sequence window:
- the abca2 gene encoding LOW QUALITY PROTEIN: ATP-binding cassette sub-family A member 2 (The sequence of the model RefSeq protein was modified relative to this genomic sequence to represent the inferred CDS: deleted 1 base in 1 codon), producing the protein MGFLHQLHLLLWKNVSLKRRGPWVLAFEIFIPLVLFFILLGLRQKKPALPVKEAFYSAAPLTSAGIIPIMQSLCPDGQRDEFGFLQYKNSTVTQLLERIGEVVEQNHLFMSGRPSLGEELESLQQHLESLSSAQNPLESSYNMTHVFTVGSLLRNQSLFQQFLVQNLSLTNDMAQLLLSTPVNLKEVYNLMFGTYPKAGIEGGIWPEGQYDAHSPGEKVLQLEERLLGGWCSLEGGLLQKALRDPDKAADRQALLHLLSQALGLTGGGSPSQKYDSEGLREMENVLLTGGVLEALTCGEEGNGELDKILLVPEKQQSMLRAYQAAVCGGAAGQRAERFGELSQELRDQIDTERITEMLRLEQANMSGLPVQSHLGALLKDLAEVERLLRDVDLLSGLAKLLPKGACAGHQVSPAQSNVTWSSNSTTWGPNVTEGPAEGGGEQAAGKENEAENPRSQFSAFVQLWAGLQPILCGNNRIIEPEALKQGNMSSLGFTSKEQRNLGLLVHLMTTNPKILYSPIGSQVDKVIQKANETFAFMGNVTHYARVWLNISAELRTFLEEGKLHNHLAWLQQFISDLRRHPELLNASDSELVESLLQENFTLPNTSSLLEQLDTIDNAACGWTQFMSKVSVDVFKGFSDEECIVNYTLNQAYQDNVSVFASVIFQTNKDGSLPPHVQYKIRQNSSFTEKTNEIRRAYWRPGPNTGGKFYFLYGFVWIQDMMERAIINTFVGHDVVEPGNYVQMFPYPCYTRDDFLFVIEHMMPLCMVISWVYSVAMMIQHIVAEKEHRLKEVMKMMGLNNAVHWVAWFITGFVQLSISVTALTAILKYGRVLLHSDPFIIWLFLTIYAVATIMFCFLVSVMYSKAKLASACGGIIYFLSYVPYMYVAIREEVAHDKITAFEKCIASLMSTTAFGLGSKYFALYEVAGVGIQWRTINQSPVEGDDFNLLLSMVMLIIDATVYGVLTWYIEAVHPGMYGLPRPWYFPLQKSYWLGSGRIETWEWPWGSSARLSVMEEDQACAMEHRRLEESRGIEEEPSHLPLVVCIDKLTKVYKTGSKLALNKLSLNLHENQVVSFLGHNGAGKTTTMSILTGLFPPTSGSATIYGHDIRTEMERIRQNLGMCPQHNVLFDKLSVEEHLWFYSRLKGMAEEDICKEMDKMIEDLELSNKRHSLVQTLSGGMKRKLSVAIAFVGGSRAVILDEPTAGVDPYARRAIWDLILKYKQGRTILLSTHHMDEADLLGDRIAIISHGKLKCCGSPLFLKSTYGDGYKLTLVKKQSDSNPADQLSALPCSSLSLCSESRVTQFIRQYVASCLLVSDSNTELSYILPSEAVKKGCFERLFQALEQSLDNLALTSFGVMDTTLEEVFLKVSEEDLSLENSDADIKSSPGGRSAGKPSTLLAAPQCDGVSAGAVTRPEVEMSNLVMYSRRSPSQASLHSDSSVGSVRGDEGGPYSDFYGEYYPLFNNNQDADSASLTDGEPCLPEPMALEGQGSFKLEGCWLRLRQFHGLIVKRFHCAKRNTKGLFSQILLPAFFVCVAMTVALSVPEIGDLPPLILSPSQYHNYTQPRGNFIPYANEDRPQYRSKLSPDASPSRVTNTLRFPSGVGATCVLKTPFNSTLDQLAQTFNPYAQNAKTLAARYFDPMCQDSFTQGVPLSNFVPPPPSPAPSDDPEPHFEDGLWNYTVAPPTTIHEMVTSPPTLPLSIHEPVRCVCSMQGTGFSCPSGVGGRPPLTKVVTGDILVDVTGRNVSEYLLYTSDRLRLHRYGGITVGNIQKSVPASFGRKTPLMVRKIAVRRAAQVLYNNKGYHSMPTYLNVLNNAILRANLPLSKGNPAAYGITVTNHPMNRTSASLSLDYLLQGTDVVIAIFIIVAMSFVPASFVVFLVAEKSTKAKHLQFVSGCDPIIYWLANYIWDMLNYLVPATCCVLILFVFDLPAYTSPKNFPAVLSLFLLYGWSITPIMYPASFWFEVPSTAYVFLIVINLFIGITATVATFLLQLFEHDKDLKLVNSYLKSCFLIFPNYNLGHGLMEMAYNEYINEYYAKIGQFDKVKSPFEWDIVTRGLVAMTVEGFVGFLITILCQYNFLRKPQRVPVNSQPVEDDDVDVARERRRVLRGDANSDMLKIENLTKVYKSRKMGRILAVDRLCLGVRPGECFGLLGVNGAGKTTTFKMLSGDESTTGGEAFIGGHSILKELLRVQQSIGYCPQFDALFEDLTAREHLKLYTRLRGIPWKDEERVVQWALEKLELSKYADKPAGTYSGGNKRKLSTAIALIGYPSLIFLDEPTTGMDPKARRFLWNLILDIIKTGRSVVLTSHSMEECEALCTRLGIMVNGRFKCLGSIQHLKNRFGDGYMITVRTKTTASVKEVIRFFSRNFPEAVLKERHHTKIQYQLKSERISLAQVFSKMEQVVEVLSIEDYSVSQTTLDNVFVNFAKKQSDNLEQQDSSPSSGRQSPLQRLLSILRPRPANTELNALVSEEPEELESDDDEGLISFEEERVQLSFNTDTLC; encoded by the exons TGGGTGCTGGCGTTTGAGATCTTCATACCCCTGGTCCTCTTCTTCATCTTGCTAGGACTGAGACAGAAGAAGCCAGCCCTGCCTGTGAAGGAAG CCTTCTACAGCGCTGCCCCCCTCACCTCGGCGGGCATCATTCCCATCATGCAGTCTTTGTGTCCGGATGGCCAGCGAGACGAGTTTGGCTTCCTGCAGTATAAAAACTCCAC TGTAACTCAGCTGTTGGAGAGGATCGGGGAAGTGGTGGAGCAGAATCACTTGTTCATGTCAGGCAGGCCCAGTCTGGGGGAGGAGCTGGAGTCTCTGCAGCAGCACCTGGAGAGTCTCAGCTCTGCACAGAATCCTCTAGAGAGCAGCTACAACATGACCCATG TCTTCACTGTGGGCAGCCTCCTGCGTAACCAGTCGCTGTTTCAGCAGTTCCTCGTCCAAAACCTATCCCTGACCAATGACATGGCTCAACTGCTTCTCTCAACCCCTGTCAACCTGAAAGAG GTATATAACCTCATGTTTGGCACATATCCTAAAGCAGGGATAGAAGGTGGAATTTGGCCAGAGGGTCAGTATGATGCTCATAGCCCTGGAGAGAAAGTCTTACAGCTGGAG GAGCGTCTGCTTGGTGGCTGGTGCAGTCTAGAGGGGGGGCTGTTACAGAAGGCTCTGAGAGACCCCGACAAAGCTGCAGACCGGCAggccctgctccacctgctctcCCAGGCCCTGGGCCTTACAGGTGGAGGAAGCCCCTCACAGAAATACGACTCCGAGGGACTGCGGGAGATGGAG AACGTTCTACTTACTGGTGGAGTGCTGGAGGCGCTTACTTGTGGGGAAGAAGGGAACGGCGAGCTGGATAAGATCCTTCTGGTCCCTGAGAAGCAGCAGTCAATGTTGAGGGCTTATCAAGCCGctgtgtgtggaggagcagcaggacagagggCGGAGCGTTTTGGAGAGCTCAGTCAGGAACTGAGGGATCAGATCGACACAGAGAGAATCACCGAAATG CTACGACTGGAGCAGGCCAACATGTCAGGTCTGCCTGTCCAGTCCCACCTGGGCGCCCTGCTGAAGGACCTGGCCGAGGTGGAGCGGCTGCTCAGGGACGTGGACCTGCTCTCCGGTTTGGCCAAGCTGCTGCCCAAAGGCGCATGTGCAGGCCACCAGGTCTCACCTGCACAAAGCAATGTCACCTGGAGCTCCAACAGCACCACCTGGGGCCCCAACGTTACTGAGGGCCCTGCAGAGGGAGGCGGAGAGCAGGCTGCCGGGAAGGAGAATGAAGCCGAAAATCCTCGCTCTCAGTTCTCTGCGTTTGTCCAGCTCTGGGCAGGACTGCAGCCCATCCTGTGTGGAAATAACAg GATTATTGAGCCAGAAGCTCTGAAGCAGGGCAACATGAGCTCCCTCGGCTTCACCAGCAAAGAGCAGCGTAATTTGGGGCTTCTTGTCCACCTCATGACTACAAATCCCAAAATCCTGTACTCTCCCATTGGCTCCCAGGTGGACAAGGTCATTCAGAAG GCCAACGAGACGTTTGCGTTCATGGGGAACGTAACCCATTATGCGCGAGTGTGGCTCAACATCTCTGCTGAGCTAAGGACTTTCCTTGAGGAGGGCAAACTGCACAATCACTTAGCATGGTTACAGCAG TTCATCTCCGACCTGCGGAGGCACCCAGAGCTGCTCAACGCCTCGGACAGTGAGCTGGTGGAAAGTCTATTGCAAGAGAACTTCACCCTGCCCAACACCAGCAGCCTGCTGGAGCAGCTCGACACTATCGACAATGCGGCCTGCGGCTGGACCCAGTTCATGTCCAAG GTTAGTGTGGACGTTTTCAAGGGATTCTCTGATGAGGAGTGCATCGTAAATTACACCCTGAACCAGGCGTACCAGGACAATGTCTCCGTCTTTGCCA GTGTCATTTTTCAGACCAATAAAGATGGCTCACTGCCTCCCCATGTTCAGTATAAGATCAGGCAGAATTCCAGCTTCACTGAGAAGACCAATGAGATCCGCAGGGCCTACTGGCGCCCTGGGCCCAACACTGGCGGAAAGTTCTACTTCCTGTATGGATTCGTATGGATCCAAG ATATGATGGAGAGAGCAATCATCAACACGTTTGTCGGACACGATGTGGTGGAACCGGGGAATTACGTCCAAATGTTCCCGTACCCCTGCTACACAAGAGACGA CTTCCTGTTTGTGATCGAGCACATGATGCCTCTGTGTATGGTGATCTCCTGGGTTTACTCGGTGGCAATGATGATCCAGCACATAGTGGCTGAGAAGGAGCATCGGCTGAAAGAG gtgatgaagatgatgggCTTGAACAACGCTGTGCACTGGGTAGCCTGGTTCATCACAGGCTTTGTGCAGCTCTCCATATCGGTCACCGCGCTGACAGCCATCCTGAAATATGGCCGTGTGCTTCTTCACAGCGACCCCTTCATTATCTGGCTCTTCCTCACCATCTATGCTGTTGCCACCATCATGTTCTG CTTCCTGGTGTCTGTGATGTACTCCAAAGCCAAGCTGGCCTCAGCATGTGGGGGGATCATCTATTTCCTGAGCTATGTTCCTTACATGTACGTGGCCATCAGAGAGGAGGTAGCCCATGACAAGATTACGGCCTTCGAGAAGTGTATCGCG TCGCTGATGTCCACCACTGCATTTGGCCTGGGTTCCAAGTACTTTGCGTTGTATGAGGTGGCCGGTGTGGGCATCCAGTGGCGCACCATCAACCAGTCCCCGGTAGAGGGTGATGACTTCAACCTCCTGCTCTCCATGGTCATGCTGATCATCGACGCCACTGTTTACGGAGTGCTGACTTGGTACATAGAGGCTGTTCATCCAG GGATGTATGGGTTGCCCCGCCCATGGTACTTTCCCCTGCAGAAATCTTATTGGCTGGGCAGTGGGCGCATCGAGACGTGGGAGTGGCCATGGGGGAGCAGTGCCAGGCTAAGTGTAATGGAGGAGGATCAGGCATGCGCCATGGAACACAGACGCTTAG AGGAAAGCCGTGGGATAGAAGAGGAGCCCAGTCACCTACCTCTGGTGGTGTGCATAGACAAGCTCACCAAAGTGTACAAGACAGGCAGCAAACTGGCCCTGAACAAGCTGAGCCTGAACCTGCATGAGAACCAGGTTGTCTCCTTTCTGGGTCACAACGGAGCCGGcaagaccaccaccat GTCTATCCTCACAGGGCTCTTCCCGCCCACCTCGGGCTCGGCCACCATCTACGGGCACGACATCCGCACAGAGATGGAGCGCATCAGGCAGAACCTGGGCATGTGCCCCCAGCACAACGTGCTCTTTGACAAGCTGAGCGTGGAGGAGCACCTGTGGTTCTACTCGCGCCTGAAAGGCATGGCTGAAGAGGACATCTGCAAAGAGATGGACaa GATGATTGAGGATCTGGAGTTGTCCAATAAGCGCCACAGTCTGGTTCAGACACTCTCAGGCGGGATGAAGAGAAAGCTGTCGGTGGCCATCGCGTTTGTGGGCGGCTCCCGGGCGGTGATTCTGGACGAACCCACCGCTGGAGTGGATCCATATGCCCGACGGGCCATCTGGGACCTCATCCTCAAATACAAACAGG GTCGAACCATCCTTCTCTCCACTCACCACATGGATGAGGCTGATCTCCTAGGTGACCGCATCGCCATTATCTCCCATGGGAAGCTCAAGTGCTGTGGTTCTCCGCTCTTCCTCAAGAGCACCTACGGAGATGGCTATAAGCTCACACTTGTGAAGAAGCAGAGTGATTCCAACCCTGCCG ACCAGTTGAGTGCACTGCCTTGTTCGTCCCTGTCCCTGTGCTCTGAGAGCAGAGTGACCCAGTTTATCCGACAGTACGTAGCTTCCTGCCTGCTGGTTTCTGATTCCAACACAGAGTTATCCTACATCCTGCCATCAGAAGCAGTTAAGAAAGGCTGCTTTGAGAGACTttttcag GCCTTGGAGCAGAGCTTGGACAACTTGGCTCTCACCAGCTTTGGAGTGATGGACACCACGCTGGAGGAGGTCTTCCTTAAAGTGTCGGAGGAAGACCTGTCCCTGGAGAACAGCGATGCGG ATATAAAAAGTTCCCCTGGCGGGAGGTCTGCAGGGAAACCCTCAACTCTACTAGCTGCTCCGCAGTGTGACGGGGTTTCTGCTGGTGCCGTGACCCGGCCGGAGGTGGAAATGAGTAACCTGGTGATGTACTCCAGACGAAGCCCCAGCCAGGCCTCACTGCACTCTGACTCCTCGGTGGGCTCCGTGCGGGGTGATGAAGGTGGACCTTACTCTGACTTCTATGGAGAATACTACCCCCTGTTCAACAACAACCAGGATGCAGACTCCGCCAGCCTCACAG ATGGCGAGCCGTGCCTGCCCGAGCCGATGGCGCTGGAGGGCCAGGGCAGCTTCAAGCTGGAGGGTTGTTGGCTGCGTCTGCGGCAGTTCCATGGCCTCATCGTCAAGAGGTTCCACTGTGCCAAGAGGAACACCAAGGGCCTCTTCTCCCAGATCCTCCTGCCTGCCTTCTTCGTCTGCGTGGCCATGACTGTGGCGCTCTCTGTGCCTGAGATAG GTGACCTGCCCCCCCTCATCCTCTCACCGTCTCAGTACCATAACTACACGCAGCCGAGAGGAAACTTCATCCCTTATGCTAACGAGGACCGACCGCAGTACAG GAGCAAACTGTCACCAGATGCCAGCCCGTCGAGGGTCACCAACACCCTGCGCTTTCCCTCGGGTGTGGGGGCCACCTGCGTGTTGAAAACACCCTTCAACAGCACCCTGGACCAACTCGCCCAGACCTTCAACCCCTACGCCCAAAATGCCAAGACGCTGGCTGCCCGATACTTTGACCCCATGTGTCAGGACTCCTTCACGCAGGGTGTGCCCCTGTCTAACTTCgtg ccccccccgccctcACCTGCTCCCTCCGATGACCCCGAGCCACACTTCGAGGACGGGCTCTGGAACTACACAGTGGCCCCTCCAACTACCATCCATG agaTGGTGACGTCTCCCCCCACGCTGCCCCTGTCCATCCACGAGCCGGTGCGCTGTGTCTGTTCCATGCAGGGCACGGGCTTCTCCTGCCCCAGCGGGGTCGGTGGGCGGCCCCCGCTCACGAAGGTGGTCACCGGGGACATCCTGGTGGACGTTACTGGGCGCAACGTGTCCGAGTATCTCCTCTACACCTCTGACCGCCTGAGACTACACAG ATACGGAGGCATCACCGTCGGAAACATCCAGAAATCTGTCCCAGCGTCCTTCGGGAGGAAGACGCCACTTATGGTGCGCAAAATAGCAGTGCGGCGGGCAGCCCAG gtgcTGTACAATAACAAAGGGTACCACAGCATGCCCACTTATCTAAATGTGCTCAACAATGCCATCCTGCGGGCCAACCTGCCTCTGAGCAAAGGCAACCCTGCCGCTTATG GCATCACAGTGACCAATCATCCCATGAACAGGACCAGTGCCAGCCTTTCTCTGGACTATCT GCTCCAGGGCACTGATGTGGTTATCGCCATTTTCATCATCGTGGCGATGTCCTTCGTGCCAGCCAGCTTCGTGGTCTTTCTGGTTGCTGAGAAGTCTACAAAGGCCAAGCACCTGCAGTTTGTCAGTGGGTGCGACCCCATCATCTACTGGCTGGCTAATTACATATGGGACATG CTCAATTACCTGGTTCCCGCCACATGCTGCGTTCTCATTCTCTTCGTGTTTGACCTTCCTGCATACACGTCCCCCAAAAACTTCCCAgccgtgctctctctcttcctgctctaTGG CTGGTCTATAACTCCCATCATGTATCCAGCCTCTTTCTGGTTCGAGGTGCCCAGTACTGCTTATGTTTTCCTCATCGTCATTAACCTCTTCATAGGAATCACGGCTACCGTGGCAACGTTCCTCCTCCAGCTTTTCGAACATGACAAG GATCTGAAGCTCGTGAATAGCTACCTGAAGTCCTGTTTCCTCATCTTTCCTAATTACAACCTAGGTCACGGGCTGATGGAGATGGCCTACAATGAATACATTAACGAGTACTATGCTAAGATAG GTCAGTTTGATAAGGTGAAGTCTCCATTTGAATGGGACATCGTGACCCGCGGGCTGGTGGCCATGACCGTAGAGGGCTTTGTCGGCTTTCTCATCACCATTCTCTGCCAGTATAACTTCCTCAGGAAacctca GAGAGTGCCGGTGAACAGCCAGCCCGTTGAGGATGACGATGTTGATGTAGCTCGTGAAAGGCGAAGAGTGCTCAGAGGAGACGCCAACAGTGATATGCTGAAGATTGAAAACCTCACCAAG GTGTATAAATCTCGTAAGATGGGCCGTATCTTGGCGGTGGACCGCTTGTGTCTGGGGGTCCGCCCTGGGGAGTGTTTTGGCCTGTTGGGGGTCAATGGGGCGGGAAAGACAACTACCTTCAAAATGCTGAGTGGAGATGAGAGCACGACAGGAGGGGAGGCCTTCATCGGGGGGCACAG TATCCTGAAGGAGCTCTTGCGTGTGCAGCAGAGTATTGGCTACTGTCCTCAATTTGACGCTCTATTTGAGGACCTCACGGCACGAGAGCACCTCAAGCTGTACACACGCCTTCGGGGCATACCGTGGAAGGACGAGGAGCGG GTGGTTCAGTGGGCACTGGAGAAGCTTGAGCTCTCCAAGTACGCCGACAAGCCTGCCGGAACCTACAGTGGCGGGAACAAGCGCAAGCTCTCCACGGCCATTGCTCTCATCGGATACCCCTCTCTCATTTTCCTG GACGAGCCCACCACAGGCATGGATCCCAAGGCCCGCCGCTTCCTGTGGAACCTTATCCTTGACATCATCAAGACAGGGCGATCGGTAGTGTTGACGTCACACAG TATGGAAGAGTGCGAAGCCTTGTGCACCAGGCTCGGAATCATGGTGAACGGCAGGTTCAAGTGTCTGGGCAGCATCCAGCACCTGAAGAACAG GTTTGGCGACGGTTACATGATCACAGTGCGCACCAAGACCACTGCAAGTGTGAAGGAAGTGATCCGATTCTTCAGCAGGAACTTCCCAGAGGCTGTCCTGAAG GAGAGACACCACACCAAGATCCAGTACCAGCTGAAGTCAGAGCGCATTTCTCTGGCTCAAGTCTTCAGCAAGATGGAgcaggtggtggaggtgctgaGCATTGAGGATTACTCCGTCAGCCAGACGACCCTGGACAAC GTTTTTGTGAACTTTgccaaaaaacaaagtgacaacCTGGAGCAGCAGGACAGCTCACCCTCTAGTGGTCGTCAGTCGCCACTGCAGCGTCTGCTGAGCATTCTACGGCCCCGACCAGCTAATACAGAACTGAATGCTCTTGTCAGTGAGGAGCCGGAGGAGCTGGAGAGCGATGATGACGAGGGACTCATCAGCTTtgaggaggagagg GTGCAGTTATCTTTTAACACAGATACTCTCTGCTGA